The Cupriavidus oxalaticus DNA window GCCGCACGCGCTGAACGGCCTTGCTAGCCTCAACGCTCTTGAGAACTGGCTCGAGCTTCGCGGAGATCGAATCGAAATAGTCCGCTGCCTTCTGCAGGTTATCCCGGCTTGGCGTGATACCGAGTGCGCCGTAGCGGCTCAACCGCACCAGATTCCGTCCCGCTTGCTGCAGCTTGCGGGTGAGTTCGACGTTTTCGTCCAGGGACATGATGTTTGCTTCTTAGGTATTGTGAACTTCGTGCAACTCTTCTTCTAACGCGGGGTCTACGATGAAGGTTTCGTCCTCCGGGTCAAACAAGGAGGAGTCGTCTTCGATGCGCAGTGCACTCGCGCTCCGGATGCATGTCCGAAGCAGCCGAATGACGCTGTCTTCGGTGTATGGCTGCCCTGTCAGAGAATGCGTGCGTGATCCCGCATCAAGGCCAAATCTCGGGTAGATGGTCCCGTGGACGCCGAGATAGCAGGAGAACTCGATGACGTCACCGCTAAGGCGCAACGTCGCGACTTCGCTGTCGCTGTGAGAACCGACCAGGTCGACAGAGCCCATTGCTTGGTTGGCGAGAAGCAGCAGCGACGACGCTCGCTCTCCCGCCAGATCCGCGATCATGGAAAGGTACTTTGTCTTCGCAATCGTCGCGATGGCGTTCATGTCAGTCGATCCATGTAGTGTGTTTGCATGCCGGGTAAGCGGAGCAACTCACCAGCTTCTTCCCAGAGGCCAGGCGTCGGCCTGTCATCGTTCCCTTGCCGCACTTCGGACAAGCAACACCATGCCCTGGCAAGGATTGATCGATCTCAGAGCGGGGCTTTGTATCCGCGTCTTGTTGTGCGCCCATCTTTGAGAGATCGAACTTGACCCCCTTCATGCCATCGACCAGTGCGCGACACATTTTGCGGATCATGTCGTCAAAGCTCGCGGCGGGCATCTTGCCTTCTGCAATGAGCCCCAGCGCCATCTCCCATTTCGCGGTGGTGACGGGGTCCCTGAGTTCCGGTGGCAGCTTCTCGATCAACTCGATGCCTGCGTCAGTCGGATGCAATTCGCCCTTCACGGCCTTGAGGTAGCCGCGTGCCTTCAATGTTTCGATGATCGCGTCACGGGTCCGCTCGGTACCGATCCCCCTGGTGTCCCGCAGAATGCGGCGATCCGCCTCGTTAGTAACGAAGCGGTGAATGTTGGTCATCGCCGAGATCAACGTGCCATCGTTGTATCGCCGCGGAGGCGTCGTCTCGGCTGCGCGCAGACGGGCGCGGCCTCCTGAAAGCCGCTGCCCTACCGTGTATGTCATGAGTGGCCGGGGTTAGCGGAGTCGTCAAAACGCTGAGATTGATCCGTGGCCGAATCGCGCTTGGGGCGGGCGATACGCGCTTGCCGAAAGCCCAACTGCTTGTGCAGGTCCGGATCGCACTCGTCAGTCACGTACACGGCCACCGGCTCGGCGTCCTCAATTCGCTGCTCGTCTTCGTTGAGCGGGTTGAAGAGGATGGTGTCGAAGTACACGTCGCCACCGTCTCCGCGTTGGTTGACCACGCTCCCCAGCGCAACCGTGCGGCGCCCCATCTCGCCCGACGCCTGGTCCGTATAGCTGGCGGTCAGCGAGATGACCACTCCCTCGCCGTCGCGACGGGCATTGATGAAGCCAAATACATGCTGGCGTCCCTGCCCGAGCAGGTCGATATACCCCGAGAAGGCAGCCCGGCTATTCGGGTTGGTGTTCTTGTAGAACGCCGCCTTCTCGAACCACTTCTCCCCGATTTTGCGGACACAGCGCAGGATGGGCTGCGGGCCTTGGTCGTACGACATAGCGATTCCCCGAAGTCGATTTGGAAGGGCATCGCTCGCGGCACGCGGCTATCCCTTGCGTATCATGCACACGATACAGAATGTAATCAAAATATAGCCGTTTGCCTGTTGACTGTCTAGGGATCAGCCTGCTGAGAACATCTCCAGGCGGTTTATTGCATCTTTTGGACGACAGGTCGGGGGTGTTGACGGCCTTGGAGCCGGCGGATCAAGATGCGTCCTGCAACCACCAGAAGGCACGCTGCGAGACCAGAAACCATCGCCATGCGGTCCCTTACTGTCTCGGAGAACGTCCCCGGGGCTGGTGCCGGCTTGGCCTGGGCAAGTGCCTGAGCGCGCATCGCGCGCAGGCGCCCCTTCGTCGGATCCGGCTCACGCATGAGACCTTCGCGTAAGGCGGTGGCAGCGGATGGGTAGCCCCCCACGCTGGCGACAACCCATAGGATCTCCTCCTCGCTGGCCGGCAGATTGTCGCGGACCGACATCGTCAGTGTCAGCGCGACGAGTGCGCATAAGGCGATGCCTTTGACATTCTTCTTCAACTAAGGCTCTCCAAAGGAGTGCACTCGGCTTCCACCGCTGCGGGGCACACGAGGAGCAAGCCGCCACCTCGCGATGGCTTCATGGCTACAAAGACGACGAAGGCGGGACAGCGCAGCGCGCGAACGCAGCTCCGCGCAGTGATCTGCCCTTTGAACATGGCTTGAACGACGTTCCAGGTACGCCGAGCCCTAAACCAAAGAGATCTCTCGCGCCATAGCGCGCGCTTCTCCTCTTCCGAATCACATTCGCCAACGAGTTGGTGATCAATTTCATTGATCAGCATCTTGTTCCTTTCGCGGTTACTGGCGCTCCCTAGGCAATGGATCTCCCTCATGGTCTCGCCGAGTGGTGGAGCATTCTGTACCCAACCCCTGACGCCTGATTCTTGCCGCTGCTTCGCTTCCGCAGGGATCAGGCGTCCACCCGCGTGGTTATTTGTTGACGGCATCCTTGAACTTCTGGCCCGCCTTGAACTTCACGGTCTTGGCCGCGCTAACCTTAATTTCCTCGCCAGTCTGAGGGTTGCGCGCCATACGTTCGGCGCGGTCGCCCTTGCTGAAGCTGCCGAATCCGATCAAGTTCAAGGTGTCACCCTTGGCCACGGCGTCCATGATGCTGTTGAGGGTAACGTTCAGTGCCTGTTCCGCTTTGGCTTTCGTCATACCGTCCACACCAGCAGCGATGGCGTCGATCAATTCGGTTTTCGTCATGTATTGCTCCTTCTAAAGTTGATAAGAATTTCAGCTCTACGCTTCTTCCAACGCCTTGAGTTGAACCTGCATGAACTTCGATGCCGTGGAGCCCACGGAGTCCCTGTACACCGCCATCGTTTTCCATGGCTTGATGAACTTCAACACGCTCTCTTCGATGTTGAGCTTTTTGCAGGACGCGCTCCAGTAGTAGCTATCGATGCCTAACAGGATCTTGGTGCCCACTGTTGTGATAACCGCCTCCGGGAAATGGGACGGTGCTTGCGAAACAACCCATAGCGCCATTCCAAATTTGCGAAGTTCAAGACAAATTTTATTGTAGATGCTGTCGGGGTCGTCATCGAAGAGGTTGTGGGCCTCGTCCGCGCCGAGTATCTCCCGCACTTGGGGAACCGGGCCCAGCAGTTTCCGACGACGGGCGATGTACTGCGCTCGGACCATGCAAAAGAGCGTCTTTTCTTCTTCCGACAAACTCGTCAGGTCATACGACCAAACCTTGGCGTCGGGATTGAATGGCGGAGGATTCGCATTGAAGATGCCGCGCGCCTCGAAGTTCTTCAGCCGGTCGATCACACCTTTAAGCGTTTCCTTGCTGTCGTACTTGATAAGGTTGTCGAATTCCAGTCCGTTCTCGATGGATGCGATGTACTCGTCTACCTTGTCGCGGAACATTGCGACCGCCGCGTCGAAGTCCTTCTGCGCCTTCTCTTTTTCCTCCGAGGAAAAGGCCTTCTCCTGCTTCACCTGGGCCCGGTACTTGCGGGCCGCAGCACTGTTCATGGCCTCCAGCGCGCCCACGGCACGGAAGCCGGATTCGCTACCGTTCAAGCCGCCGTACATGGCCTTCAGGCGACGCTCCGCAAAGCCAATGGCATCACGCAGCGTCGGGTAGTAGAGGTTCAATTCGCCCCACCGGCGCTGCTCCCAGATCTCGTCACGCAGCGCTTCGGTCATCTCCTTGCGCACCCAGGTGTCAGGCTGACGTTCATGGATTCCATAAAAGGCGTACAGATCCGTCAGAAGGTTTCGTAGCGTGGCCTCCTGTCGATCCATCAGCTTGCGAGACGTCTGGTTGATGGTGGAGATCAAGAAATTGATCTGGCGGTTTACGCCGCCCGTTCTGGGGTCCGTATCAAGGACTAGCGGGTTGTATCCGTATCTGGTCTCCCCGTCGAACCTGACACGAGACTCTCCTTCGATGATCAGGTCGCCGTGCACGTCGAGGTTGTGGTACCGCTCGAACTCTTCCCCTGCAGTTGCGACCGCCTCAGCAATCATTTGCTTCAACCGAGTGCTCTTGCCAGTGCCAGACTTTCCACACACGAGTACGTGAGGGTTGATGATGCTCGCCGGGTCCCAATAGACGGGCACGTCTTGGGACTGGTGCTTTCGCTTGTAGTCGTCGTAGCCGAGGAAAACTCGCATGATATTGATGCCGAAGGCGGTGCTGGGTCGCGTGGCTTGTTAGCGGCGCAGCGCGTTCCCGGGAAATTTGATGTGAACCAGATAGCGAGGGCCGACAGTCACCAGCATGCCTAAGGCAGCGACAAGGCACGCGACGGATTTCTGCGCACCGTCAATCCCCA harbors:
- a CDS encoding HU family DNA-binding protein, whose product is MTKTELIDAIAAGVDGMTKAKAEQALNVTLNSIMDAVAKGDTLNLIGFGSFSKGDRAERMARNPQTGEEIKVSAAKTVKFKAGQKFKDAVNK
- a CDS encoding DNA topoisomerase; the protein is MTYTVGQRLSGGRARLRAAETTPPRRYNDGTLISAMTNIHRFVTNEADRRILRDTRGIGTERTRDAIIETLKARGYLKAVKGELHPTDAGIELIEKLPPELRDPVTTAKWEMALGLIAEGKMPAASFDDMIRKMCRALVDGMKGVKFDLSKMGAQQDADTKPRSEIDQSLPGHGVACPKCGKGTMTGRRLASGKKLVSCSAYPACKHTTWID
- a CDS encoding helicase HerA-like domain-containing protein — encoded protein: MRVFLGYDDYKRKHQSQDVPVYWDPASIINPHVLVCGKSGTGKSTRLKQMIAEAVATAGEEFERYHNLDVHGDLIIEGESRVRFDGETRYGYNPLVLDTDPRTGGVNRQINFLISTINQTSRKLMDRQEATLRNLLTDLYAFYGIHERQPDTWVRKEMTEALRDEIWEQRRWGELNLYYPTLRDAIGFAERRLKAMYGGLNGSESGFRAVGALEAMNSAAARKYRAQVKQEKAFSSEEKEKAQKDFDAAVAMFRDKVDEYIASIENGLEFDNLIKYDSKETLKGVIDRLKNFEARGIFNANPPPFNPDAKVWSYDLTSLSEEEKTLFCMVRAQYIARRRKLLGPVPQVREILGADEAHNLFDDDPDSIYNKICLELRKFGMALWVVSQAPSHFPEAVITTVGTKILLGIDSYYWSASCKKLNIEESVLKFIKPWKTMAVYRDSVGSTASKFMQVQLKALEEA